A single region of the Sorghum bicolor cultivar BTx623 chromosome 7, Sorghum_bicolor_NCBIv3, whole genome shotgun sequence genome encodes:
- the LOC8057856 gene encoding pentatricopeptide repeat-containing protein At3g13880, with protein sequence MLPQRQRSPPEPDHRLPIPTHHAHPTQPPLPARARPPEAPPRGAGHRLPSLDLEPSLYAGLLRRASRGRSLPLARLTHSHMIRAGYRPGLFLSNNLLAAYVRCADTRSARLLFDGMPRRDVVTWNTLIAGYATQGSARSALGAFRDARRDGAVAVDRFTYAAVLAACGGAGDWRSGRAAHGLAVVSGLARTAFVSNSVIDMYAKCRMIDEVRLAFDRAEERDEVSWNLLLSAYVRMGWPEVAANVLVWMHRSGVELDAFALGGILKACSELEDSEDVRRMLHGCVIKVGLDLDVFVGSTMVDMYAKNGGLEEAIKVFGSIPSQNVVIYNTMIAGFARLGNDPCPEIRMEAVRIYSNMFRRRIRPSKFTFKSVLEVCNLTNAVRCWRQIHAHVILFGFEDDEFIGNALINLYSKARLVDDSLRCFHRTPKQEIFTWTSMITAFVRNEHSDKALNLFKGLRYTGVEPDQFTMSSVMNACADLSMPIACEQIHCYAVKSGFDRFTLCGNSQIEMYRCTGDLKAAKKTFERIPSLDTFSWSQMILSYAVHGHEREALLLFKKMRDCSVIINEFAFLAVLVACSHQGLIDEGFRHYESMVSDYSFVPDVKHIACMVDLLGHVGKVADAEDFINSSGLENDSVLWHTLLRACRIHGDKDRGIKTGEKLMTLEPFAASSYVMLYNLYMDAGKISLAMRTRGQMRERGMTKESGVSWAEFGGSCQHFVDGDNSCSQKDATFTRLEELLVRVKQKTERSSMNVWELGFQNRKVSENSIGKHGELLAVALGLSTLPNTAPVRVMKNQRMSWEGHETLKLLSESENREIIIRDPTRFHHFSQGSCSCRGYW encoded by the exons ATGCTCCCGCAGAGACAGAGGTCGCCGCCGGAGCCGGACCATCGTCTCCCAATCCCAACCCACCACGCACACCCAACCCAACCTCCGCTTCCGGCTCGGGCGCGACCTCCTGAAGCTCCACCGCGCGGCGCCGGCCACCGCCTCCCGTCCCTGGACCTGGAGCCGTCGCTTTACGCGGGCCTCCTCCGGCGCGCGTCGCGGGGCCGGTCGCTGCCGCTGGCCAGGCTCACCCACTCCCACATGATCCGCGCGGGGTACCGGCCGGGCCTGTTCCTGAGCAACAACCTGCTGGCCGCCTACGTCCGCTGCGCCGACACGCGGAGCGCCCGGCTGCTGTTCGACGGGATGCCGCGCCGGGACGTCGTCACCTGGAACACGCTCATCGCCGGGTACGCCACCCAGGGCTCCGCGCGCTCGGCGCTCGGCGCGTTCCGGGACGCGCGGCGGGatggcgccgtcgccgtggaTAGGTTCACCTACGCCGCGGTGCTGGCCGCGTGCGGTGGCGCCGGGGACTGGAGGAGCGGACGCGCCGCGCACGGGCTGGCTGTGGTCAGCGGGCTCGCGCGGACCGCGTTCGTGTCCAACTCGGTGATTGACATGTACGCCAAGTGCCGGATGATTGACGAGGTGAGGCTGGCGTTTGATCGAGCCGAGGAGCGGGATGAGGTTTCGTGGAACCTGCTCTTGTCGGCGTATGTGCGGATGGGGTGGCCAGAGGTCGCGGCGAATGTGCTTGTCTGGATGCACAGGTCAGGGGTGGAGCTCGATGCTTTCGCCCTGGGTGGGATCCTTAAGGCTTGTTCTGAGCTCGAGGATTCAGAGGATGTACGGAGGATGCTTCACGGTTGTGTGATTAAGGTTGGTTTGGACTTGGATGTGTTTGTTGGGAGCACAATGGTGGACATGTATGCAAAGAACGGTGGATTGGAGGAGGCCATCAAGGTGTTTGGCAGCATTCCAAGCCAGAATGTGGTAATTTACAATACCATGATAGCAGGGTTTGCTCGGTTAGGTAATGATCCGTGTCCTGAGATTAGAATGGAAGCAGTCAGGATTTATTCAAACATGTTCCGGAGGAGGATTAGACCGTCCAAATTTACATTCAAGAGTGTGCTTGAAGTGTGCAATTTGACCAATGCGGTACGATGTTGGAGGCAGATACATGCCCATGTTATACTCTTTGGGTTTGAAGACGACGAGTTCATTGGAAATGCACTGATTAATTTGTATTCAAAAGCACGTCTAGTTGATGATAGTCTGAGATGCTTCCATAGGACTCCCAAGCAAGAGATTTTTACATGGACTTCTATGATTACAGCATTTGTGCGCAATGAACATTCTGATAAGGCACTAAACTTATTCAAAGGGCTTCGTTATACAGGAGTGGAGCCTGATCAATTCACCATGTCAAGTGTGATGAATGCCTGTGCTGATCTGAGTATGCCAATAGCATGTGAACAGATACACTGTTATGCAGTCAAATCTGGATTCGATCGGTTTACTCTTTGCGGCAATTCACAGATCGAGATGTATAGGTGTACAGGTGATCTTAAGGCTGCAAAGAAGACATTTGAGAGAATACCATCCCTGGATACTTTCTCGTGGTCTCAAATGATCTTGAGCTATGCAGTGCATGGACATGAAAGAGAGGCTCTACTGCTATTTAAGAAAATGAGGGATTGTAGTGTCATAATAAATGAGTTTGCATTTCTTGCTGTTCTTGTTGCTTGCAGCCATCAGGGACTGATAGATGAAGGTTTCAG GCATTATGAGAGCATGGTGTCAGATTACAGCTTTGTCCCAGATGTGAAGCATATAGCTTGCATGGTAGACCTCCTGGGCCATGTTGGGAAGGTGGCTGATGCTGAAGATTTCATAAATAGTTCTGGATTAGAAAATGACTCAGTACTTTGGCATACACTATTGCGCGCCTGTAGAATCCATGGGGACAAGGATAGAGGTATAAAAACAGGAGAAAAACTAATGACGCTTGAGCCGTTTGCTGCTAGTTCCTATGTCATGCTGTACAACTTGTACATGGATGCTGGGAAAATCTCACTTGCTATGAGGACAAGAGGCCAGATGAGAGAGCGAGGAATGACTAAGGAGTCTGGGGTTAGTTGGGCAGAATTTGGAGGATCCTGCCAACATTTTGTCGATGGAGATAACTCTTGCTCACAGAAAGATGCAACTTTCACAAGACTGGAAGAGTTGTTGGTCAGGGTGAAACAGAAGACTGAACGAAGCAGCATGAATGTTTGGGAGTTAGGATTCCAAAACAGAAAGGTCAGTGAGAACTCAATCGGCAAACATGGTGAATTGTTGGCAGTGGCTCTTGGGCTGTCTACTTTGCCAAACACTGCTCCTGTAAGAGTTATGAAAAACCAGAGGATGTCCTGGGAAGGCCATGAGACGCTGAAGTTGCTATCTGAAAGTGAAAACAgggaaataattatcagagatCCAACTCGCTTTCATCATTTTAGTCAAGGTTCATGCTCTTGTCGAGGCTACTGGTAG